From the genome of Bactrocera oleae isolate idBacOlea1 chromosome 2, idBacOlea1, whole genome shotgun sequence, one region includes:
- the LOC106616521 gene encoding transmembrane protein 141, translating to MNDIKRLKDQQRDKHPGFDSYLNCMTRALFSGLASFCLTFSGCYFTQKLIRTKINYPIQYSVLVSALVATSVSYTTTTTRTKACQAAWMAAEDMHSVLKEDNY from the exons ATGAATGACATAAAACGTTTAAAGGATCAACAACGTGACAAACATCCTGGTTTCGACTCATACTTAAATTGCATGACAAGAGCACTTTTCTCAGGTCTAGCTTCGTTTTGTCTGA caTTTTCCGGTTGTTATTTTACGCAAAAACTTATACGTACAAAAATTAACTACCCTATTCAATACAGCGTGCTAGTGTCGGCTTTAGTGGCAACTAGCGTATCCTATACGACTACTACAACGCGCACTAAAGCTTGCCAAGCAGCTTGGATGGCAGCCGAAGATATGCATTCTGTGTTAAAAGAAGacaattattaa
- the LOC106616520 gene encoding putative GTP-binding protein 6: protein MWLKTFATVRNSRSFTLFRTSPIRFIEKKSLLRDFRDHDVSIRLKYVQHKGVKGIRSRKGAFESISKDENDEQTFMTKDFKKEVNHDEFVNLDDRAYEELVSNVMNISPTFLTQNVFIIQPYVKWGSERNTLSTPDDQLEEAKALISSLPNWHVGHAIKIPLETLNRKALFGSGKIEELKKLIQEHKTKETLTCLFISKSTLSFAQKCFLEDTFKLPVFDRYTVVIQILRLHATSAEARLQVAMAEIPYLWAQTKDANPSQARKQGYLFTDVQRGILKTRERKLKQELERIRDHRRLLRNKRKQKNYPVIAVVGYTNAGKTSLIKALTHEQSMQPRNQLFATLDVTAHGGFLPCNLEVIYIDTVGFMSDLPTGLIECFVATLEDAMLADIILHVQDESHICKEAQRQHVVATLLSLKNSIAVNQEIPPIINVANKIDLTSSQGHRKVSKDMFYVSATERTGLKELSLEIERQILTVTGRRKITMRVQNGGPEVAWLYKNTAVKNVKADNSSAEHLLITVIIDELTMQQFKKKFLSTNYA from the exons ATGTGGCTTAAAACTTTTGCAACAGTTAGGAATAGCAGATCATTTACACTTTTCAGAACTTCTCCAATAAGgttcattgaaaaaaaaagtttattacgTGACTTTAGAGATCATGATGTATCAATTCGATTAAAATATGTGCAACACAAAGGTGTTAAAGGTATTCGCAGCAGAAAAGGTGCTTTCGAGTCGATTTCAAAAGATGAAAACGATGAACAAACTTTCATGACGaaagattttaaaaaagaaGTGAATCATGATGAATTTGTCAACTTGGACGATcg GGCATATGAAGAATTGGTCAGCAACGTGATGAACATTTCCCCCACATTTTTAACTCAGAATGTATTCATTATACAACCATACGTCAAATGGGGAAGTGAGCGAAACACCTTAAGTACTCCCGATGATCAGTTGGAAGAGGCGAAGGCATTGATTTCTTCTTTGCCCAACTGGCACGTTGGTCATGCAATTAAGATACCTCTCGAAACTTTAAATCGCAAGGCGCTCTTTGGCAGCGGAAAAATCGAAGAACTTAAAAAGCTTATTCAAGAACACAAGACTAAAGAGACCTTAACGTGCTTATTTATAAGCAAAAGCACATTATCATTtgctcaaaaatgttttttggaaGACACATTCAAACTACCGGTGTTCGATCGATACACGGTTGTCATACAAATTTTGCGTTTGCATGCGACTAGTGCAGAAGCACGTCTTCAAGTTGCCATGGCTGAGATTCCATATCTTTGGGCACAAACGAAAGACGCAAATCCATCGCAAGCTCGTAAGCAGGGCTATTTGTTTACTGATGTTCAACGGGGCATTTTAAAAACCCGTGAACGTAAGTTAAAACAGGAATTAGAACGGATAAGAGATCACAG GAGACTACTACGTAATAagcgcaaacaaaaaaactaccCTGTGATTGCTGTGGTTGGATACACAAATGCCGGTAAAACTTCACTAATTAAGGCCCTCACGCATGAGCAGAGCATGCAACCACGTAATCAGCTATTTGCTACACTTGACGTGACAGCACATGGAGGCTTTTTGCCGTGTAATCTCGAAGTTATCTATATCGATACAGTGGGTTTCATGTCCGATCTTCCCACTGGTTTAATTGAGTGCTTTGTGGCGACGCTAGAAGATGCCATGCTGGCT GATATTATTTTACACGTTCAAGATGAATCACATATATGTAAAGAAGCGCAGCGGCAACATGTGGTAGCTACATTACTATCACTTAAAAACTCCATTGCTGTAAATCAAGAAATACCTCCTATTATAAACGTAGCCAACAAAATCGATTTGACGTCCTCACAAGGGCATCGAAAGGTGTCCAAAGATATGTTTTATGTATCAGCAACTGAACGCACAGGACTCAAGGAGTTGTCATTGGAAATTGAACGACAAATACTTACTGTGACGGGGCGGCGCAAAATAACAATGCGTGTGCAGAATGGTGGACCAGAGGTTGCATGGTTGTACAAGAACACCGCTGTAAAAAATGTAAAGGCTGATAATTCCAGCGCCGAACACTTGCTAATAACGGTGATTATAGACGAATTGACAATGCAGCAATTTAAAAAGAAGTTTTTATCAACAAATTATGCATAG